One stretch of Candidatus Baltobacteraceae bacterium DNA includes these proteins:
- the hslO gene encoding Hsp33 family molecular chaperone HslO — translation MRDRLVTASAADGTVALVAGITTQLVAETRKRHDTSPTASVAIGRLVTAAALVGANLKGRERLSLQVSGSGTIGGIVAEVMMLPDHTVGARAYAHHPKADVPPTSDGRFNVAELVGRGKLLVTKSYEVGQPYTGIVNLITGEIASDVAAYFAYSEQVPSVVAVGVHLDQSGVRAAGGVIAHVLPGADDETIGRLEYNANAMDAITSQILAGAEPEAMIERIAAGMPTKRQREYDVIFACRCTREKVETALLGLGHDELVKIAQEQPTTEATCEFCKRVWKLSANEVSDLAERIR, via the coding sequence GTGCGCGACCGACTCGTTACGGCAAGCGCAGCGGACGGAACCGTTGCCCTGGTCGCTGGGATCACAACACAGCTCGTTGCCGAGACGCGCAAGCGTCACGACACATCCCCAACAGCTTCGGTCGCGATCGGTCGTCTCGTCACTGCCGCGGCCCTTGTCGGTGCCAATCTCAAGGGACGCGAGCGGCTTTCTTTACAAGTGTCAGGCAGCGGCACGATCGGCGGCATCGTCGCTGAGGTTATGATGCTTCCTGACCATACGGTTGGCGCACGAGCGTACGCGCATCATCCCAAAGCCGACGTTCCGCCGACAAGCGACGGACGATTCAACGTCGCAGAGCTTGTCGGGCGCGGCAAACTGCTTGTAACTAAATCATACGAAGTTGGTCAGCCCTACACCGGTATAGTGAACCTCATCACAGGCGAGATCGCCTCCGACGTTGCGGCGTACTTCGCATACTCGGAACAAGTGCCGAGCGTCGTCGCGGTCGGCGTACATCTCGATCAGTCCGGCGTGCGTGCGGCGGGTGGCGTCATCGCGCACGTTCTCCCGGGCGCCGACGACGAAACGATCGGGCGGCTCGAGTACAATGCCAACGCGATGGACGCGATCACGTCGCAGATCCTGGCCGGAGCTGAACCCGAAGCCATGATCGAGCGCATTGCCGCCGGGATGCCCACGAAGCGTCAACGCGAGTACGACGTAATCTTCGCCTGCCGTTGCACGCGCGAAAAGGTCGAGACCGCACTTCTCGGACTCGGTCACGATGAGCTGGTCAAAATCGCGCAGGAACAGCCGACGACGGAGGCGACCTGCGAATTCTGCAAGCGCGTCTGGAAACTGTCGGCAAACGAGGTCAGTGACTTGGCGGAGCGGATCCGCTAG
- a CDS encoding HU family DNA-binding protein, which yields MTKADLIDSLSGEFEVSKRKVGDMIDKLLEEITSALKAGDKVQLIPFGSFVIRERRRREGRNPKTGEAIVIPARRVPAFQPGKSLREAVGGVRRKAVASNGKAAAK from the coding sequence TTGACGAAAGCCGATCTCATCGATTCACTTTCCGGCGAGTTCGAAGTTTCCAAACGCAAAGTCGGCGACATGATTGACAAGCTGCTCGAAGAGATTACGAGCGCGCTCAAAGCCGGCGACAAAGTTCAATTGATTCCGTTCGGAAGTTTTGTGATTCGCGAACGTCGCCGCCGCGAAGGACGCAATCCGAAAACGGGTGAGGCAATCGTTATTCCCGCGCGTCGCGTTCCGGCATTTCAGCCCGGCAAGTCCCTCCGCGAAGCGGTCGGCGGCGTTCGCCGCAAAGCGGTCGCGTCCAACGGGAAAGCCGCCGCAAAGTAA
- a CDS encoding MoxR family ATPase encodes MTPEQIREGFLKRRYIAGDEFTTAFQLMLALEKPLLIEGPAGVGKTESAKVLADVLGTKLIRLQCYEGLDAASTLYEWNYPKQLLRIRLTENEDVSADAREAQIFGEEFMLRRPLLEAILQDRAPVLLIDEIDRSDEAFEAFLLEVLGEFQVTIPELGTVRAKERPAVIITSNRMRELSDALRRRCLYLWLDYPDFEREIQILTTRIPDIDARLAKQIATFMRFLRDQPLQKVPGVAEALDWGMALVKLHRSALDEATLELTRGCVIKVQEDWEFLRSHRDRYLSALGA; translated from the coding sequence ATGACGCCGGAACAAATCCGAGAAGGCTTTCTCAAGAGGCGCTACATTGCCGGCGACGAGTTCACGACGGCATTTCAGCTGATGCTCGCGCTCGAAAAGCCGCTCCTGATCGAAGGGCCGGCCGGCGTCGGTAAGACCGAGAGTGCGAAAGTGCTCGCGGACGTCCTTGGCACGAAGCTGATCCGTCTGCAGTGCTACGAAGGCCTCGACGCCGCCAGCACGTTGTACGAGTGGAATTATCCCAAGCAGCTCCTGCGCATTCGCTTGACGGAAAACGAAGACGTGTCCGCCGATGCGCGCGAGGCTCAGATCTTCGGCGAAGAGTTCATGCTGCGACGTCCGCTGCTCGAGGCGATTTTACAAGATCGGGCTCCGGTGCTCTTGATCGATGAGATCGATCGGTCCGACGAAGCCTTCGAAGCGTTTCTGCTCGAAGTGCTCGGCGAATTTCAAGTCACGATTCCCGAGCTCGGGACCGTTCGCGCAAAAGAGCGCCCGGCCGTCATCATTACCTCAAACCGGATGCGCGAGCTTTCCGACGCGCTGCGGCGGCGTTGCCTCTACCTATGGCTCGATTACCCCGACTTCGAGCGCGAGATTCAGATTCTCACGACACGCATTCCCGATATCGACGCTCGTCTCGCAAAGCAGATCGCAACGTTCATGCGCTTCCTGCGCGATCAACCGCTCCAGAAAGTCCCGGGCGTTGCGGAAGCGCTCGATTGGGGGATGGCGCTCGTCAAGCTGCACCGCAGCGCACTCGACGAAGCCACGCTCGAGCTTACGCGCGGCTGCGTCATCAAAGTACAGGAAGACTGGGAATTTCTGCGTTCACATCGCGACCGTTATCTCTCCGCGCTTGGAGCCTGA
- a CDS encoding VWA domain-containing protein, producing MEPDSGTLSGRVTVFCRYLRERGFRIGIGETQDALRAIETTGVEDRARFRAGLRAVICGKRGELLIFDQVFEAFFGDRELLEREYLRPSPEVEALPIHEDCDQDRNPNWEALVAKYSAAAGRSEPPAIAREQSGDLQRSVDALVRTVALGHSRRWRPQARGERFDLRGTLRASLHSGGDPVRVRHLGHPRRNPRFMLVIDGSRSMTEHAERILQFAHALVRRSRRARVFVFSTELREITHELRRSKLPDLGEAWGGGTRIGATLRQFVRRFGASLNDDTVTFVCSDGLDFGSPDVLAEAAAELHRRSAAFIWVNPDAGVPGYVPATLGMRAVLPFTNALVSTTELPKLATIVRRAL from the coding sequence TTGGAGCCTGATTCCGGAACGCTGAGCGGACGGGTAACGGTTTTTTGCCGCTATCTTCGCGAACGTGGATTTCGCATCGGGATCGGCGAGACGCAAGATGCTTTGCGTGCGATCGAGACTACCGGCGTCGAGGATCGCGCGCGATTTCGAGCGGGTTTGCGCGCGGTCATCTGCGGCAAGCGCGGCGAACTTCTCATCTTCGATCAAGTCTTCGAAGCATTCTTTGGCGATCGCGAACTGCTCGAACGCGAATACCTGCGGCCCTCGCCGGAGGTCGAAGCCCTGCCCATACACGAGGATTGCGATCAAGACCGCAATCCGAATTGGGAGGCGCTCGTCGCAAAATACAGCGCCGCGGCCGGGCGCTCGGAGCCTCCGGCAATCGCGCGCGAACAAAGCGGCGACCTACAGCGTTCGGTCGATGCCCTCGTGCGCACCGTCGCGCTCGGACACTCGCGCAGATGGAGGCCGCAGGCCCGTGGTGAGCGCTTCGATTTGCGTGGAACCTTACGTGCGAGCTTGCACTCGGGTGGCGACCCGGTACGCGTGCGTCACCTCGGTCACCCGCGACGTAATCCACGCTTCATGCTCGTCATCGACGGCAGCCGATCGATGACGGAGCACGCTGAAAGGATTCTGCAATTTGCGCATGCGCTCGTACGCCGCAGCCGCCGTGCACGCGTCTTTGTATTCAGCACGGAGTTGCGTGAGATCACGCACGAGCTGCGCCGTTCGAAGCTGCCGGATCTCGGCGAAGCGTGGGGCGGCGGTACCCGCATCGGCGCGACCTTGCGACAGTTTGTGCGCAGGTTCGGCGCCTCGCTCAATGATGATACCGTGACGTTCGTATGCAGCGACGGTTTGGATTTCGGTTCGCCGGACGTGTTGGCTGAGGCCGCTGCTGAGTTGCACCGGCGCTCGGCGGCATTTATTTGGGTTAATCCTGACGCGGGCGTTCCGGGCTATGTTCCCGCGACGCTCGGGATGCGCGCCGTCTTACCGTTTACGAACGCGCTAGTCAGCACGACCGAGCTGCCGAAGCTCGCAACGATCGTGCGACGAGCGCTCTAG
- a CDS encoding ribonuclease HI family protein, with translation MKATLYADGGSRGNPGPAAYGAVLFDQGGETLCEVSEFIGISTNNVAEWSGLIAGLEAALELGVDEIEVRLDSELVVRQLSGAYRVKQPHLIPLHAKAKTLLRRFPYAHVAHVRREFNKEADKLVNQVLDAHKGK, from the coding sequence GTGAAGGCGACACTCTATGCCGACGGCGGGTCTCGCGGAAATCCGGGGCCGGCGGCCTACGGAGCCGTGCTTTTCGATCAGGGCGGCGAGACGCTGTGCGAGGTCTCCGAGTTTATAGGAATCTCCACGAATAACGTCGCGGAGTGGTCCGGCCTGATCGCCGGCTTAGAGGCCGCGCTCGAGCTTGGTGTAGATGAGATCGAGGTCCGGCTGGATAGTGAGCTCGTGGTTCGGCAGCTTTCGGGAGCGTACCGCGTCAAACAACCGCACTTGATCCCGTTGCATGCGAAGGCCAAAACTCTGTTGCGCCGCTTTCCGTATGCGCACGTCGCGCACGTTCGTCGAGAGTTCAACAAAGAGGCGGACAAGCTCGTCAATCAGGTTCTCGACGCTCACAAGGGCAAGTAG
- a CDS encoding polysaccharide deacetylase family protein, whose protein sequence is MAAAVLGGAAYAAYQAVQHPRSRFFGDTFTGLAPGRRIVALTFDDGPNGEDTRAILDVLGEEDVHATFFLVGKAAAEQPKTLQRMVRERHALGNHTWDHAHLNLRSRAGIAHQLQRTDDAIYAATGTRTWLARPPFGARSFLVLDELQRLGYTCVLWSTPLAREWEFPGAAAIARRILQRSGDGSIIALHDGNRGRRADRQDVVQAVRMIVRGLRQRGLTFVTIPHMLALEALQ, encoded by the coding sequence GTGGCGGCTGCGGTCCTGGGTGGAGCAGCGTACGCGGCGTATCAGGCGGTGCAGCATCCGCGGAGCAGATTTTTCGGGGACACGTTCACCGGTCTTGCGCCCGGGCGCCGGATCGTTGCATTGACGTTTGACGACGGACCCAACGGCGAGGACACGCGCGCCATTCTCGATGTGCTGGGCGAAGAAGACGTGCACGCGACGTTTTTTCTCGTTGGTAAAGCCGCAGCCGAGCAGCCCAAGACATTGCAGCGCATGGTTCGTGAGCGTCACGCCCTCGGAAATCATACGTGGGATCACGCGCACTTGAACCTACGCTCGCGAGCCGGCATCGCGCATCAACTTCAGCGAACCGACGACGCAATCTATGCGGCAACGGGGACGCGGACGTGGCTTGCGCGCCCGCCCTTCGGTGCGCGAAGCTTTCTTGTCCTCGATGAGCTGCAGCGCTTGGGCTATACGTGTGTCTTGTGGTCGACGCCGCTAGCGCGCGAGTGGGAATTTCCCGGCGCCGCTGCGATCGCTCGTCGAATCTTACAACGAAGCGGCGACGGATCGATCATCGCGCTCCATGACGGCAACCGGGGAAGGCGGGCAGATCGGCAGGACGTGGTGCAGGCCGTCCGCATGATCGTGCGGGGCCTGCGGCAACGCGGCCTTACGTTCGTAACGATTCCGCACATGCTTGCACTGGAGGCATTGCAATAG
- a CDS encoding GNAT family N-acetyltransferase, translating into MRRLLTARLDLIPVDDENARNLWRVLQQPNLREFQDIPRISVEEFERQVRTRPTRFGPGAIGRFEWLIRERQSGADAGWVSVRINDRTRDHAELGYSLLTTARRKGYAREALRALVDEIFAVTELAELHACTVPENLSSRRVLEGLGFTETRLLHGGALVRNRRVDIILYIFTRAQQLEELKSRQRVVG; encoded by the coding sequence ATGCGTAGGCTCCTCACCGCACGACTCGATCTGATCCCGGTCGACGACGAAAACGCTCGGAATCTTTGGCGCGTCCTGCAGCAGCCGAACCTGCGCGAGTTCCAAGATATTCCGCGCATCTCAGTCGAGGAATTCGAGCGGCAGGTGCGCACGCGTCCTACTCGCTTCGGTCCAGGTGCAATCGGGCGATTTGAATGGCTGATTCGCGAGCGGCAGAGCGGTGCCGACGCTGGGTGGGTTTCGGTGCGCATCAACGATCGCACGCGCGACCATGCCGAGCTGGGGTACAGTTTGCTCACCACCGCGCGTCGCAAAGGCTATGCGCGGGAAGCGCTACGTGCTTTGGTCGACGAGATTTTTGCCGTGACGGAATTGGCTGAGTTGCACGCCTGCACCGTACCCGAAAACCTTTCGTCGCGGCGTGTGCTCGAAGGCTTGGGCTTCACGGAGACGCGGCTGCTTCATGGCGGAGCCCTCGTGCGGAACCGGCGCGTCGACATCATCCTCTATATCTTCACGCGCGCGCAACAGCTCGAAGAGCTCAAATCGCGGCAACGGGTCGTCGGTTAA
- the larC gene encoding nickel insertion protein translates to MRAAFFDLIGGASGNMLLGAFVDAGANLDEIVKMLETIPVDGWSIVRERTQRRGVAATYIDVVIPGEDDHFEHTEAHRHPPGRRTLSEVIDIFKCSRLSKPQVDLATTIAERLARAEGQLHFHPIGQIDAIIDIAATCIALDLFGIERCFCSAFPNDLSLTSGKQMVTTTGAAILSTLVERPGFRPDLHVELSGYGAGRSDFPMPNVTRIEVGRLT, encoded by the coding sequence GTGCGCGCAGCGTTTTTTGACTTGATCGGCGGCGCCAGCGGCAACATGCTTTTAGGCGCGTTTGTCGATGCAGGCGCGAATCTTGATGAAATCGTCAAGATGCTCGAGACGATTCCAGTCGACGGGTGGTCAATTGTGCGCGAGCGCACGCAACGCCGCGGAGTCGCGGCAACGTACATCGATGTCGTCATTCCGGGTGAGGACGATCACTTCGAACATACGGAAGCGCATCGGCATCCGCCCGGACGTCGCACGCTCTCCGAAGTCATCGACATCTTCAAGTGCTCGCGGCTATCGAAACCGCAAGTGGACCTGGCAACGACTATTGCGGAGCGCTTAGCGCGCGCCGAGGGGCAGTTGCACTTTCATCCCATCGGTCAAATTGACGCGATCATCGATATCGCGGCGACGTGCATTGCACTCGATCTCTTTGGCATCGAGCGTTGCTTCTGCTCGGCGTTTCCAAACGACCTCAGCTTGACCAGCGGCAAACAGATGGTCACGACAACCGGTGCAGCGATTCTTTCGACGCTCGTCGAGCGGCCCGGATTTCGTCCGGATCTGCATGTTGAATTAAGCGGCTACGGCGCCGGCCGCAGCGATTTTCCGATGCCGAACGTTACTCGGATTGAAGTCGGCCGGCTGACTTGA